A section of the Citrus sinensis cultivar Valencia sweet orange chromosome 8, DVS_A1.0, whole genome shotgun sequence genome encodes:
- the LOC102614579 gene encoding uncharacterized protein LOC102614579, which translates to MDETQTDGGDDFYEKIEAPKFVDLTAPDHYRPDNDDRYWFCLRVGCDQKHEEEMDSEVIYKNFVLRVMAARSPNVRLRKALYGKDPSAKMKCPLTVPAKTSKSRLALVSSISQKMVDGKVKGRPLFKQCETPKKKEKQSSVLAAKALTTPHNKKRLSNLGAFRSVRNPKPPALAVPKNRRVAKALVFHSPKKTVRMNLSKSTELSVRRLCAGMKKLEIASGKKDALGSNKPVPVDSSRKRFRGREVKSRVYDSLHPKNCQVKEAKFSTHLKKKNGDKEEVQTHCVPTPYEDSENDSSDMEIEQKSRNGSLAKCSISGTSEGENGNEHKECWGTQKTSELPLGENKSEAMSDPSNGSLAKCSISGTSEGESGNEHKECWGTQKTSELPLGENKSEAMSDPSRSEGTSLENCKEKNTGNGNVSLTEDQNGEGNITSERGDIQEQVKSSPAKGTVPSAIETDQNENASVSDDKENEGEVINNDDKENASASNDNRKLNPNTGHMVKKKMLGKHETSKGSQTVTKVLTKTSKGNSTPAVNCAGVNYGKPKLTNPKPFRLRTDERQILKEANLEKKLHHLEPGKETTTKTIHQSAVQRNEKALEQNESASDARAGSEKGPVRRTRKTQPQRRGNSCPRTSKAAAERKESITPHRITVSKRRKSNLAASRQEFSQDKAAKKSQESLKRTKSLCMKQIARTRGIEPSKKKTLAPTTPSRLRMIKESSPTILRTEATTKPIKKGASPVTKASASFATRPSFMGRKPATIPKEPHFHSVHAPKSCTKRAA; encoded by the exons ATGGATGAGACTCAGACCGACGGCGGAGATGACTTCTACGAGAAGATCGAAGCGCCCAAGTTCGTCGACCTCACCGCACCCGATCACTACCGCCCGGACAATGACGACCGTTACTGGTTCTGCCTCCGCGTCG GGTGTGATCAGAAGCATGAAGAGGAGATGGATTCTGAAGTTATCTACAAGAATTTTGTTCTTCgg GTAATGGCAGCAAGGAGTCCAAATGTAAGGCTACGAAAAGCACTCTATGGGAAAGATCCAAG TGCAAAAATGAAATGCCCACTTACAGTTCCAGCAAAAACTTCAAAGTCTAGATTGGCTTTggtttcttcaatttctcaaAAGATGGTTGACGGGAAAGTGAAAGGAAGGCCTCTTTTTAAGCAGTGTGAAACCccaaagaagaaggagaagcaATCATCTGTTCTTGCAGCTAAGGCTCTGACTACGCCGCATAACAAGAAGCGCCTCTCGAATTTGGGTGCATTTCGAAGTGTTAGAAACCCGAAACCACCAGCCCTTGCTGTGCCAAAGAATAGAAGGGTGGCTAAGGCTTTGGTTTTTCACTCACCGAAGAAGACTGTGAGGATGAACTTGAGCAAATCTACAGAATTGAGTGTGAGAAGATTATGTGCTGGGATGAAGAAGCTTGAAATCGCAAGTGGGAAGAAAGATGCATTGGGCAGCAATAAACCGGTGCCGGTagattcttcaagaaaaagatttaGGGGTCGAGAGGTTAAAAGTCGGGTCTATGATTCTTTGCATCCTAAAAATTGTCAGGTTAAGGAAGCGAAATTTTCGACACAtctgaagaaaaagaatggaGATAAGGAGGAGGTACAGACGCATTGTGTTCCTACTCCTTACGAAGATAGTGAAAATGATTCCAGTGATATGGAGATTGAACAGAAATCAAGAAATGGTTCTCTTGCGAAGTGCTCTATATCAGGTACTTCTGAGGGAGAGAACGGAAATGAACACAAGGAGTGTTGGGGAACTCAAAAGACCTCGGAACTTCCATTGGGTGAGAATAAAAGTGAAGCTATGTCAGACCCCTCAAATGGTTCTCTTGCGAAGTGCTCTATATCAGGTACTTCTGAGGGAGAGAGCGGAAATGAACACAAGGAGTGTTGGGGAACTCAAAAGACCTCGGAACTTCCATTGGGTGAGAATAAAAGTGAAGCTATGTCAGACCCCTCAAGAAGTGAGGGAACCTCGCTTGAAAACTGTAAGGAGAAGAATACAGGAAACGGCAATGTTTCCCTTACTGAAGATCAAAATGGAGAGGGCAACATCACCAGTGAAAGAGGTGATATTCAGGAGCAAGTTAAATCAAGTCCAGCGAAGGGAACTGTTCCCAGTGCTATTGAGACtgatcaaaatgaaaatgcttCAGTCTCTGATGACAAGGAGAATGAGGGTGAAGTTATTAATAATGACGATAAGGAAAATGCTTCAGCTTCCAATGATAACAG AAAATTGAATCCCAACACCGGCCATATGGTCAAGAAGAAAATGCTGGGCAAACATGAAACTTCTAAGGGCAGTCAAACC GTTACTAAAGTACTGACTAAGACATCTAAAGGAAACTCCACCCCTGCTGTCAACTGTGCCGGAGTGAACTACGGAAAACCTAAGCTCACAAATCCAAAACCTTTTCGGCTAAGAACTGAT GAGAGACAAATTCTTAAGGAGGCAAACTTGGAGAAGAAACTGCATCATCTTGAACCTGGAAAGGAAACCACAACAAAGACAATACATCAGAGTGCAGTCCAA AGAAATGAAAAGGCCCTTGAACAAAATGAAAGTGCCAGTGATGCTCGTGCAGGTAGTGAAAAGGGACCAGtcagaagaacaagaaaaactCAACCA CAAAGAAGGGGAAATTCTTGTCCGCGAACTTCAAAAGCAGCAGCAGAACGAAAAGAATCTATAACTCCACATAGAATTACTGTTTCTAAGCGCCGGAAATCCAATCTTGCAGCTTCACGGCAGGAGTTCAGCCAGGATAAAGCAGCTAAAAAGTCTCAGGAAAGCTTGAAAAGAACCAAATCACTATGTATGAAACAGATAGCAAGAACTCGAGG GATAGAGCCAAGCAAGAAGAAAACACTCGCTCCCACAACACCCAGTCGACTTCGTATGATAAAGGAGTCATCTCCTACAATCTTAAGAACCGAGGCAACAACAAAACCAATAAAGAAGGGTGCTTCCCCAGTAACCAAAGCTTCTGCTTCATTTGCGACTAGGCCATCCTTTATGGGACGAAAACCGGCAACCATTCCAAAGGAGCCACACTTTCACAGCGTTCATGCGCCAAAGAGCTGCACTAAGAGAGCGGCTTAG
- the LOC102623472 gene encoding uncharacterized protein LOC102623472, translating into MEEDHNFVVGQEFPDVKAFRNAIKEAAIAQHFELRIIKSDLIRYFAKCATEGCPWRIRAVKLPNAPTFTIRSLEGTHTCGKNAQIGHHQASVDWIVSFIEEKLRDNINYKPKDILQDIHKHYGIIIPYKQAWRAKERGLAAIYGSSEEGYCLLPSYCEQIKRTNPGSIAEVFTTGADNRFQRLFVSFNASIYGFLNGCLPIVSIGGIQLKSKYLGTLLSATSFDADGGLFPIAFGVIDVENDESWMWFLSEFHKALEIHAESMPQLTFISDGQKGIADAVRRKFPNSSLAFCMRHLSESIGKEFKNSRLTHLLWKVAYATTTMAFKERMGEIEDVSSEAAKWIQQYPPSHWALVHFEGTRYGHLSSNIEEFNRWILEARELPIIQVIEQIHCKLMAEFEARRLKSSSWFSVLAPSAEKRMIEAINHASMYQVLRSDEVEFEVLSAERSDIVNIGTHCCSCRDWQLYGIPCSHAVAALISCRKDVYAFAEKCFTVASYRQTYAEEIHPIPGRIEWRKTGEGIDDEIQVVRPPKFRRPPGRPEKKRICLEDLNREKHTVHCSRCNQTGHYKTTCKAEIMKSIEQF; encoded by the coding sequence ATGGAGGAGGACCATAATTTTGTAGTTGGGCAAGAATTCCCTGATGTCAAGGCTTTCAGGAATGCAATTAAAGAAGCTGCCATTGCACAGCACTTTGAGCTTCGTATTATAAAAAGTGACTTGATTCGCTACTTTGCTAAGTGTGCAACTGAAGGTTGTCCATGGCGCATTCGTGCGGTCAAGCTTCCTAATGCCCCGACTTTTACTATAAGAAGTCTGGAAGGGACACACACTTGTGGGAAGAATGCACAAATCGGGCACCATCAAGCTTCTGTTGATTGGATTGTAAGTTTTATTGAGGAAAAACTGCgagataatattaattataagccGAAAGATATATTGCAAGACATTCACAAACATTATGGGATCATAATACCATATAAGCAAGCTTGGCGTGCAAAGGAAAGGGGGCTTGCAGCAATTTATGGCTCTTCTGAAGAAGGGTATTGCCTGCTTCCATCATACTGTGAGCAAATAAAGAGAACTAACCCCGGAAGTATAGCAGAGGTTTTCACTACCGGTGCAGATAATCGGTTCCAGCGgctctttgtttcttttaatgcaTCCATATATGGTTTTCTGAATGGTTGCTTACCCATTGTCAGCATTGGTGGAATCCAACTGAAAAGCAAATACCTTGGTACTTTACTTTCAGCCACTTCTTTTGATGCTGATGGTGGGTTGTTTCCAATTGCATTTGGTGTCATCGATGTAGAAAATGATGAAAGTTGGATGTGGTTCTTGTCGGAGTTTCATAAAGCCTTAGAGATACATGCTGAGAGTATGCCACAGCTCACCTTTATATCAGATGGACAGAAAGGCATTGCAGATGCGGTAAGGAGAAAGTTTCCTAATTCTTCTCTAGCTTTTTGTATGCGCCACTTGAGTGAAAGTATTGGCAAGGAGTTTAAGAACTCAAGGCTCACCCATCTTCTTTGGAAAGTTGCATATGCTACCACTACCATGGCTTTTAAAGAAAGAATGGGTGAAATAGAGGATGTTTCTTCTGAAGCTGCAAAATGGATACAACAATATCCTCCTTCTCACTGGGCATTAGTGCATTTTGAAGGGACACGATATGGTCATCTCtcttcaaacattgaggaatTTAATAGATGGATTCTAGAAGCTCGTGAGTTACCCATTATCCAGGTGATTGAACAAATTCACTGTAAACTGATGGCTGAATTTGAGGCCCGGCGTTTGAAAAGCAGCTCTTGGTTTTCTGTACTTGCCCCATCTGCCGAGAAGCGTATGATTGAAGCCATCAATCATGCATCTATGTATCAAGTCCTTAGATCAGATGAAGTAGAATTTGAAGTTCTGTCAGCTGAGAGATCAGACATTGTGAATATTGGGACACATTGTTGCTCCTGCCGTGACTGGCAGCTTTATGGAATACCTTGTTCTCATGCTGTTGCTGCACTCATCTCATGTCGAAAAGATGTGTATGCCTTTGCTGAGAAGTGTTTTACTGTTGCTAGTTACCGTCAAACATATGCAGAAGAGATACATCCCATCCCTGGAAGAATTGAATGGAGAAAGACGGGTGAGGGTATCGATGATGAAATTCAAGTTGTGCGACCACCCAAGTTCCGCCGACCACCAGGACGCCCTGAAAAGAAACGAATTTGTCTAGAGGATCTTAATCGTGAAAAACATACAGTGCATTGTAGTCGGTGTAACCAAACTGGGCATTACAAGACAACATGCAAGGCCGAGATTATGAAGAGTATTGAACAGTTTTAG
- the LOC102624528 gene encoding DUF21 domain-containing protein At2g14520 — protein MAVEYSCCGMGFIIHIVVIVFLVMFAGLMSGLTLGLMSMSLVDLEVLAKSGTPKDRKHAAKILPVVRNQHLLLCTLLICNAAAMEALPIFLDGLVSAWGAILISVTLILLFGEIIPQSVCSRYGLAIGSTVAPFVRVLVWICYPVAFPISKLLDVLLGHGRVALFRRAELKTLVNLHGNEAGKGGELTHDETTIIAGALELTEKTASDAMTPIAETFAIDINAKLDKDLMNLILEKGHSRVPVYYEEPTNIIGLILVKNLLTIHPEDEVPVKSVTIRRIPRVPETLPLYEILNEFQKGHSHMAVVVRQYNKNAEQPASNPASKSAYGSARDVKIDIDGEKPPQEKVLKTKRPLQKWKSFPNSSNNNLYRTSSRSRKWTKDMYSDILQIDGNPLPKLPEEEEAVGIITMEDVIEELLQEEIFDETDHHFEDS, from the exons ATGGCAGTGGAGTACAGTTGCTGTGGGATGggttttattattcatatcgTCGTAATAGTGTTTCTGGTTATGTTCGCTGGGCTCATGTCTGGTCTCACCTTGGGGCTCATGTCTATGAGTCTTGTTGATCTTGAAGTTCTTGCTAAGTCTGGTACTCCCAAGGATCGCAAGCATGCCG CAAAGATATTACCGGTGGTCAGAAATCAACATCTGTTGTTATGCACCCTACTTATTTGCAATGCTGCTGCCATGGAG GCACTTCCCATTTTCCTTGATGGTTTGGTTTCAGCTTGGGGTGCTATTCTGATTTCAGTGACATTGATTCTTTTGTTTGGTGAG ATCATCCCACAGTCTGTTTGTTCTCGATATGGTTTGGCCATTGGTTCAACTGTGGCCCCATTTGTCCGGGTTCTTGTTTGGATCTGCTATCCTGTTGCTTTCCCAATAAGCAAG CTGCTGGACGTTTTATTGGGCCATGGACGTGTGGCACTTTTTCGCAGAGCTGAGTTGAAAACACTTGTGAATTTGCATGGTAATGAG gCTGGAAAAGGTGGAGAACTGACACATGATGAGACAACAATTATTGCCGGAGCACTTGAGCTCACAGAGAAAACTGCAAGTGATGCCATGACTCCAATAGCCGAAACTTTTGCTATTGATATTAATGCCAAGCTTGACAA GGATTTGATGAACCTAATATTGGAGAAAGGACACAGCAGAGTGCCAGTTTATTATGAGGAGCCTACAAACATAATTGGACTCATTCTG GTGAAGAATTTGTTAACAATTCACCCAGAAGATGAAGTTCCTGTGAAGAGTGTTACCATACGAAGGATTCCAAG GGTTCCAGAAACTTTGCCGTTATATGAAATCTTGAATGAGTTTCAGAAAGGTCATAGCCATATGGCTGTTGTGGTAAGGCAGTACAACAAGAATGCAGAACAACCTGCTAGTAACCCTGCTAGCAAGTCAGCATACG GTTCAGCAAGAGATGTGAAGATTGACATTGATGGTGAAAAGCCTCCACAAGAGAAGGTTTTGAAGACCAAAAGACCACTGCAGAAGTGGAAGAGCTTTCCCAACagctcaaataataatttatacagGACCAGTTCTAGGAGTAGGAAGTGGACAAAAGACATGTACTCGGACATTTTACAAATAGATGGCAATCCACTCCCAAAGCTGCCTGAGGAAGAAGAAGCTGTTGGCATAATCACAATGGAAGATGTCATTGAAGAACTTTTACAG GAGGAGATATTCGATGAGACAGATCATCATTTTGAGGACTCATGA
- the LOC102624811 gene encoding probable pectin methylesterase CGR2: MSRRPVNPARRLADGGSIPFVGSAHSKSRSSPLLSVILLAVGAVLLIGYLYSGSGKTIIEKEALSKVEGVVSCTLEVQRALPVLKKAYGDSMLKILHVGPETCSVVSKLLKEEDTEAWGVEPYDLDDADANCRSLVRKGIVRVADIKFPLPYRAKSFSLVIVSDAVDYLSPKYLNRTLPELARVSVDGVVIFAGYPGQHRAKVSELSKFGRPAKLRSSTWWIRYFLQNSLEENEVAAKKFDQASVKRSYKPACQVFHLKSYH, translated from the exons ATGTCAAGGAGGCCAGTGAATCCTGCTCGACGCCTTGCTGATGGTGGAAGCATCCCTTTTGTGGGTTCAGCACATTCAAAATCACGCTCATCACCTTTGCTGTCTGTTATACTTTTGGCTGTG GGTGCAGTACTCCTTATTGGCTATTTATACAGTGGGTCAG GTAAAACAATCATTGAAAAAGAGGCATTGAGTAAAGTTGAAG GCGTTGTTTCGTGCACTTTAGAAGTCCAGAGAGCATTACCTGTTCTTAAGAAGGCATATGGTGACAGCATGCTCAAAATACTACATGTAGGACCTGAAACTTGTTCAGTGGTATCTAAATTGTTGAAAGAGGAGGATACTGAAGCATGGGGTGTTGAACCATATGACTTAGACGACGCTGATGCCAACTGCAGGAGTCTTGTGCGAAAAGGCATTGTGCGGGTGGCCGATATTAAGTTTCCTCTGCCCTATCGGGCAAAGTCATTTTCTCTAGTGATAGTGTCAGATGCTGTGGATTACTTGTCTCCAAAGTACCTTAACAGAACTCTTCCAGAATTGGCTAGGGTATCTGTTGATGGAGTAGTAATATTTGCTG GTTATCCTGGTCAGCATAGAGCTAAAGTTTCTGAACTATCCAAATTTGGTCGTCCT GCCAAATTACGGAGTTCAACTTGGTGGATAAGGTATTTTCTTCAGAATAGCTTGGAAGAGAATGAAGTAGCCGCGAAGAAGTTTGATCAGGCTTCAGTTAAGAGATCTTATAAGCCGGCTTGTCAAGTTTTCCACTTGAAGTCATATCACTGA
- the LOC102623766 gene encoding LL-diaminopimelate aminotransferase, chloroplastic, which translates to MSLAPQSISTSMISSSSSTFLSPSNLNFNSRRQNAWVQAKRISVCKCVAAPQEEKIAYKTKVSRNGNLGKLQAGYLFPEIARRKAAHMLKYPDAEVISLGIGDTTEPIPEVITSALAKRSYALSTQEGYSGYGAEQGEKPLRAAIASTFYKDLGIEEGDIFVSDGAKCDISRLQIVFGSNVTMAVQDPSYPAYVDSSVIMGQTGEFQKDVEKYGKIEYMRCTAENGFFPDLSTVARTDIIFFCSPNNPTGAAATREQLTQLVQFAKDNGSIIVYDSAYALYMSDDNPRSIFEIPGAKEVAIETSSFSKYAGFTGVRLGWTVIPKELLFSDGFPVAKDFNRIVCTCFNGASNISQAGGLACLSPEGFKAVHEVIGFYKENTDIIVETFNSLGFKVYGGKNAPYVWVQFPGRSSWDVFSEILEKTHVVTTPGSGFGPGGEGFIRVSAFGHRGNVLEACKRFKHLYK; encoded by the exons ATGTCGCTAGCTCCTCAATCCATTTCCACATCAAtgatctcttcttcttcatctacTTTCTTATCCCCATCGAACTTGAACTTCAATTCAAG AAGACAGAATGCTTGGGTTCAAGCGAAGAGAATCAGTGTTTGCAAATGCGTTGCCGCGCCTCAAGAAGAGAAAATTG CATACAAGACAAAGGTCTCTCGTAATGGAAACTTGGGAAAACTTCAAGCGGGATACCTCTTTCCAGAG atTGCTCGAAGAAAGGCTGCACACATGCTGAAATACCCAGATGCAGAAGTGATTAGTCTTGGAATCGGTGACACCACTGAGCCCATTCCCGAAGTTATAACTTCTGCATTGGCTAAG AGATCTTATGCATTGTCCACACAAGAGGGCTATAGTGGTTATGGAGCTGAACAAGGTGAAAAG CCATTGAGAGCTGCAATTGCTTCAACATTTTATAAGGACCTTGGCATAGAGGAAGGCGATATATTTGTTTCTGATGGTGCAAAATGTGACATATCCCGCCTTCAG ATTGTTTTTGGTTCTAATGTTACTATGGCAGTTCAAGATCCATCATACCcg GCTTATGTAGACTCGAGTGTCATTATGGGCCAAACTGGAGAGTTTCAAAAGGATGTTGAGAAGTATGGAAAGATTGAATACATGAGGTGTACTGCAGAGAATGGTTTTTTTCCTGATTTATCAACTGTTGCTCGAAcagatatcatttttttttgctcaCCAAATAACCCTACTGGTGCTGCTGCAACACGGGAACAACTAACCCAATTGGTTCAGTTTGCGAAGGACAATGGGTCAATCATAGTGTATGATTCTGCATATGCCTTGTATATGTCGGACGATAATCCACGTTCCATCTTTGAAATTCCTGGAGCCAAAGAG GTTGCAATTGAGACATCATCATTTAGCAAGTATGCTGGGTTCACTGGAGTTCGTCTTGGTTGGACTGTGATCCCAAAGGAACTTCTGTTTTCAGATGGATTTCCTGTCGCAAAGGACTTCAACCGAATTGTTTGTACTTGCTTTAATGGTGCATCCAATATCTCCCAAGCTGGTGGTTTGGCCTGCCTTTCACCTGAAGGCTTCAAG GCTGTGCATGAGGTGATTGGTTTCTATAAAGAAAATACTGATATCATAGTGGAGACCTTCAATTCGCTTGGCTTTAAAGTATATGGCGGGAAGAATGCACCATATGTGTGGGTGCAGTTCCCTGGCCGGAGCTCATGGGATGTGTTCAGTGAGATTCTCGAGAAGACTCACGTGGTTACTACGCCTGGTAGTGGCTTTGGACCTGGTGGTGAAGGCTTCATCAGGGTTAGCGCCTTTGGCCACAGAGGGAATGTTTTAGAAGCCTGCAAAAGATTCAAGCATCTATACAAGTGA
- the LOC102624061 gene encoding uncharacterized protein LOC102624061, translating into MDLETENRIAAILLKEAAELRQKAEKEGVHVYLQQPTMRGRPNSRFLTATVLGVQQANRAVEMNEMWRVRQKELELNEKLKRRSKDRSSCSSHADIDNSSRSLTNKHVVDDKGATASSSKRECESNHSSENEGLRDEEVEVFLHSRVKRGRGAVGSRMDEAGPYLAPSADSNGKLSASYDVWQHRVFGPEKPPSLKPCRSSDDDDDADRRKKRKERSSSSEKKHSKKHKSKEKSRHKKKKREGKRSKHR; encoded by the exons ATGGATCTGGAAACTGAAAACAGGATAGCTGCAATCCTCCTGAAGGAAGCAGCAGAATTACGGCAAAAAGCTGAGAAGGAAGGTGTGCATGTTTATCTTCAGCAGCCTACAATGAGGGGTAGGCCAAATTCACGGTTCCTCACTGCCACTGTTCTTGGTGTGCAGCAAG CTAATCGAGCTGTGGAAATGAATGAGATGTGGCGAGTCCGGCAGAAAGAGCTGGAGCTAAATGAAAAGCTTAAAAGGAGATCAAAAGATCGAAGTAGCTGCAGTAGCCATGCAGACATTGATAACTCCTCAAGAAGTTTAACTAATAAACATGTTGTAGATGACAAAGGTGCTACTGCCTCGTCAAGTAAAAGAGAATGTGAAAGTAACCATTCAAGTGAAAATGAAGGTTTAAGAGATGAAGAGGTTGAGGTATTTCTACACTCAAG GGTCAAACGTGGCCGAGGTGCTGTTGGTTCAAGAATGGATGAAGCAGGTCCTTATCTTGCGCCTTCTGCAGACTCTAATGGCAAACTTTCAGCAAGCTATGATGTTTGGCAACATCGTGTTTTTGGTCCTGAAAAGCCTCCTTCGCTGAAGCCTTGCAGATCTTCagatgatgacgatgatgcAGATAGACGGAAGAAGAGAAAGGAGCGATCAAGTAGCTCAGAAAAGAAGCATTCAAAGAAGCACAAGTCTAAAGAAAAGTCGAGgcataagaagaagaaaagagaaggaaaaagGAGTAAACATCGCTAA
- the LOC102623195 gene encoding proline iminopeptidase → MVLLGFVSNITITSRTSSLPHTSTLSRLRFLPSSHQNFTLAGRKDLVIRAQNFGVKSEPKLIDMMESGKELPELNTNLYPYVEPYSTGILKVSDIHTIYWEQSGNPTGHPVVFLHGGPGGGTTPSNRRFFDPDFYRIILFDQRGAGKSTPHACLDQNTTWDLIDDIEKLRQHLEIPEWQVFGGSWGSTLALAYSLAHPDKVTGLVLRGIFLLRKKEIDWFYEGGAAAIYPDAWESFRDLIPENERSCFVDAYSKRLNSDDKETQYAAARAWTKWEMMTAHLLPNEENIKRGEDDIFSLAFARIENHYFLNKGFFPSDSFLLDNIDNIRHINATIVQGRYDVCCPMMSAWDLHKAWPEADFKVVADAGHSANEPGIAAELVAANEKLKNLIKNGR, encoded by the exons ATGGTTTTATTAGGTTTTGTTTCAAATATCACCATCACTTCACGTACTTCCTCGCTTCCTCACACCTCCACTTTATCTCGTCTCAGGTTCCTCCCTTCATCCCATCAGAATTTCACTCTCGCag GGAGGAAGGATTTAGTAATACGTGCACAAAATTTTGGGGTTAAGAGTGAGCCAAAGCTCATTGATATGATGGAATCAGGAAAGGAATTACCAGAATTGAATACGAATCTTTATCCTTATGTAGAGCCATACAGTACAGGCATTTTGAAGGTTTCTGATATTCACACAATCTACTGGGAGCAGTCTGGAAACCCTACCGGGCAT CCTGTTGTGTTTCTTCATGGAGGTCCAGGAGGAGGCACTACACCAAGTAATCGAAGATTCTTTGATCCCGATTTTTACCgtatcattttatttgatcAG CGAGGTGCAGGAAAAAGTACCCCTCATGCTTGCTTGGATCAAAACACCACATGGGATCTCATTGATGACATTGAAAAGTTGAGACAACACCTAGAAATTCCAGAATGGCAG GTATTTGGTGGATCATGGGGAAGCACACTTGCTCTTGCATACAGCCTGGCACACCCCGACAAG GTTACTGGCTTGGTCCTCAGGGGGATCTTTCTTTTGCGAAAGAAAGAGATTGATTGGTTTTATGAGGGTGGTGCTGCTGCTATATACCCTGATg CATGGGAGTCATTCAGAGACCTCATtccagaaaatgaaagaagttgttttGTTGATGCCTACAGCAAGAGGCTAAACTCTGATGACAAGGAGACACAA TATGCAGCTGCAAGAGCATGGACCAAATGGGAGATGATGACTGCCCATCTTCTTCCAAATGAAGAAAACATCAAGAGAGGGGAGGATGACATTTTTTCATTG GCATTTGCAAGGAttgaaaatcattattttttgaacaaaGGCTTCTTCCCTTCGGATTCATTCCTGTTGGATAACATTGATAATATAAGGCACATTAACGCTACAATCGTACAG GGAAGGTATGATGTTTGTTGCCCTATGATGTCGGCTTGGGATCTTCACAAGGCATGGCCAGAAGCAGATTTTAAG GTAGTAGCAGATGCTGGACATTCAGCTAATGAACCAGGAATAGCTGCAGAACTTGTGGCTGCAAATGAGAAGCTGAAAAACCTTATCAAGAATGGACGTTGA